Proteins from a genomic interval of Candidatus Cloacimonadota bacterium:
- the rplP gene encoding 50S ribosomal protein L16 → MLMPKKVKHRKQQRGKRRGKAYSGSTLEFGEYGLMSLENAWITARQIEAARVAVTHFIKRTGKVWIRIFPDKPCTVKPAETRMGKGKGAPEYWIAVVKRGRIIFEIEGVNYNIAKRALTLGGHKLPMKTKFISREEIRG, encoded by the coding sequence ATGTTAATGCCAAAGAAAGTAAAACACAGAAAACAGCAGAGAGGTAAAAGACGCGGTAAAGCATATTCTGGTTCTACCCTTGAGTTTGGAGAATATGGTCTTATGAGCTTAGAAAATGCGTGGATAACCGCCCGTCAAATTGAAGCTGCTCGCGTTGCTGTAACTCATTTTATAAAACGAACCGGAAAAGTCTGGATAAGAATCTTTCCTGATAAACCCTGTACAGTAAAACCGGCTGAAACCAGAATGGGTAAAGGGAAAGGTGCTCCAGAATATTGGATTGCTGTTGTAAAACGCGGTAGAATTATTTTCGAAATTGAAGGTGTTAATTATAATATCGCTAAACGAGCTTTGACATTAGGTGGTCATAAACTACCTATGAAGACTAAATTCATTTCACGCGAAGAAATAAGAGGTTAA
- the rpmC gene encoding 50S ribosomal protein L29, whose product MKPNELREMNLSELKLKENDLLEEIFNLRFQKSMNRLENPMKIKEVKIDIARVKTIIKEKELAAKKM is encoded by the coding sequence ATGAAACCAAATGAATTGAGAGAGATGAACTTATCTGAATTAAAGCTAAAGGAAAATGATCTTCTTGAGGAAATTTTTAATCTTCGCTTTCAAAAATCAATGAATCGTTTAGAAAATCCCATGAAAATCAAAGAAGTAAAAATAGATATAGCGCGTGTTAAGACTATAATAAAAGAGAAAGAATTAGCTGCAAAGAAAATGTAG
- the rpsQ gene encoding 30S ribosomal protein S17 — MEKAEFRKKKPSRIGIVVSDKMDKTIVVRVERQFKHPLYGKYMRRHKKFKVHDKDNQAKIGDKVKIEEYRPVSKTKRWRFVEIIEKRK; from the coding sequence ATGGAAAAAGCTGAATTTAGAAAGAAAAAGCCGTCCAGAATAGGCATTGTTGTAAGCGATAAAATGGATAAGACAATTGTTGTCAGAGTTGAACGACAATTTAAACATCCCCTTTACGGCAAATATATGAGACGACATAAAAAATTTAAAGTTCATGATAAAGATAATCAAGCAAAAATTGGAGATAAAGTAAAAATTGAGGAATATAGACCTGTTAGTAAAACGAAGCGATGGCGATTTGTAGAAATAATTGAGAAGAGGAAGTAG